The window ATGACGATGTTGCGGTTGCCCTCGGTCACCACCTCGGCCTCGGAGACACCCTGGGCGTTGACCCGGTTCTCGATGATCTGCCGGGCCTCCTCCAGGTTCTCGGCCGTGGGGGGCTGGTTGTTGAGGCTGGTCGCCTCGAGCGTCATCCGGGTGCCACCGACGAGGTCGAGACCCAGCTTCGGCTCCAACCGGTCGCGGAAGCTCCCGCTAGCACCGCCGGCGAAGAAGACTAAGAGGTAGAGGACGACAAAGATGCCCCCGAGTACGGCTAGCTGCCGCCCGGGGTGCATCTGTCCCTGAGGTGGTGCCACGGCTGTCCTGTCTCCCTGCACGGTTCGGCCGCTGGTGGTGGGCGGCGATGGGCGCGCCGGCATGCCCGGCGACATGCGTACCTCTCCGGCGTGGGGTCACGCCGGCACAGCTATTAACTATCTTCGATCAGTGACCCGCCCCGTACACCGGGGGGTGGGTCACTCCTTTGCTTCGACCTCGTCCGAGATCGTCTCAAGCTTAGGAGCCGAGTTGATCACCCGGGCCACTGCGGGCCGCGCGTACTTGTTGTGTACACCGGGGGCCACCTCGAGGGTGACTGTCTCGTCCTCGACCGAGGCGACGGTGCCGTGGAGACCACCAATGGTGACCACCTCATCGCCGGGGCCGATCGAGGACTGCATGTTCTCAGCCTCGCGACGGCGCTTCTGCTGCGGCCGGATCATCATGAAATACATGACGCCGAAGAGCAGGACAATCATCAGGATCGGCGTGAAGCTGCCGGCTCCACCGCCGCTTGCTGCCGCTTCCAAAACCACGATATGACCTTCCCATTGGCTCCGCCGCAACGTGGTACGTCACGACGAAAGCGAAATCTCCTGTCTCTACAGACAGATCGCGGCGAAGTCTAGTCGGTGAGTCTGTGTACGCCGAATGCGGCACGGATCACAAACACATCACGGCGCTTACGACTCGGCACTGAACAGATCGGGCGCCGCGCTCGGACTGGCACCAAATGTACCATTCGGTGGATTACGCCCCAGATGGTGCCAGGCAGCCTCGGTGGCCACCCGCCCGCGCGGAGTCCTGGCCAACAGCCCCGCCCGGACCAGGAACGGCTCGCACACCTCCTCCACCGTGTCCGGCTGTTCCCCCACCGCCACGGCCAGCGTGGAGAGGCCGACCGGCCCGCCCCGGAACGAGTCGATCAAGGCGGTGAGCACCGCCCGGTCGAGCCGGTCCAGCCCGAGCGCGTCGACGTCGTACACCTTGAGGGCGGCGCGGGCGGTCTCCAGGGTGACCACGCCCTCGGCCCGGACCTCGGCGAAGTCCCGCACCCGGCGCAGCAGCCGGTTGGCGATCCGGGGCGTGCCCCGCGACCGGCCGGCGATCTCGACCGCGCCCTCCTCGGTGATCGGTACGCCGAGAATGCGCGCCGAACGGTGCAGCAGCGCCTCCAGGTCGGCCGCGCTGTAGAAGTCGAGGTGCGCCACGAAACCGAACCGGTCGCGCATCGGCCCGGTCAGAAGCCCGGACCGGGTGGTCGCACCGACCAGGGTGAATGGCTCCACGTCGATCGGGATGGCGGTCGCACCCGGGCCCTTGCCGACGATCACGTCGACCCGGAAGTCCTCCATCGCGCTGTAGAGCAGTTCCTCGGCCGGCTTGGCGATCCGGTGGATCTCGTCGATGAAGAAGACGTCACCCTCGGCGAGACTGGTCAGGATCGCCGCCAGGTCGCCCGAGCGCTCGATCGCCGGGCCGCTGGTGACCCGGATGCCGGTGCCGAGCTCGGCCGCGACGATGTTCGCCAGGGTGGTCTTGCCCAGGCCCGGCGGGCCGGAGAGCAGGATGTGGTCGGGCGGGGCGCCCCGGCCCATGGCGCCCTTCAACAGCAGGTCGAGCTGGTCGCGTACGCGGTGCTGGGCGATGAAGTCGGACAGCCGCTTCGGTCGGACGCTGACCTCGGCGTCCCGTTCGGCGTCGTCCGCGTACGCCGAGACCAGGTCCTCGGAGTCGGTCATCGGGTCTTACCGAGCAGCCGGATCGCCTGCTTGAGCAGCACCGGCACCGGCGGTGTCGGGCCGTCGATGGTCTCCGCCACGGTGGCCACCGCCTGGTCGGCCTGGGCGACACTCCAGCCGAGCCCGACCAGCGCCTGCCGGATCTGGTCCGGCCACGCCCCGCCGACCACACCGCCCGCGCCGTCCGGGCCGATCGCCACCGGCCCGATCTTGTCCCGCAGCTCGAGCACCAGGCGCTCGGCGCCCTTCTTGCCGATCCCCGGCACCCGGACCAGGGTGGCGGTGTCGGAGTTGGCGATCGCCTTGCGGACCACGTCCGGCGAGTGCACCGCCAGCACCGCCTGGGCCAACCGGGGACCGACCCCGCTGGCCGTCTGGAGCAGCTCGAAGAGGTGCTTCTCGTCGTCGTCGGCGAAGCCGTAGAGGGTCAGCGAGTCCTCCCGGACCACCAGGGTGGTGGCCAACCGGGCCTCGACCCCGATCCGGAGCCCGGCCAGGGTGCCCGGCGCGCAGTGCACGGCCAGCCCCACCCCACCGACCTCGATCACCGCGGTGTCGCCCCCGATCCCGGCCACCACGCCCCGCACACTCGCGATCATTGCGTTCCTCCACGTCGGGCGGCGCCCGCCCCCGGACGTCGCGGTGCGGTGACCGCCGCGGTCCGCCGGGCGACGGCGTCCGCCGCTGCGGCCAGCCGGGCTCGGGTCCCACCCCGCCACACATGACAGATGGCCAGTGCCAGCGCGTCCGCCGCGTCCGCCGGCTTCGGCGGCGCGTCCAGCCGGAGCAGCCGGGTGACCATCGCGGTGATCTGGTCCTTGTCGGCGCGACCGGACCCGGTCACCGCCGCCTTCACCTCGCTCGGCGTGTACGTCTGCACCGGCAGCCCGGCCCGCGCGCCGGCCAGTACGGCGATCGCGCTCGCCTGGGCGGTGCCCATCACGGTCCGGGTGTTGGACTGGCTGAACACCCGCTCGACCGCGACGCTCTCCGGCTGGTGCTCGGCGACCAGTTCGGTCAGCGCCCGGTCCAGGTGCAGCAGTCGCAGCGACAGGTCGGCGGCCGGATCGGTACGGACCACGGTGTACGCGATCAGCGTGCACGGTCGGCCGGGGACCCCCTCGACCACACCGACTCCGCACCGGGTCAGCCCCGGGTCGACGCCGAGCACCCGCACGCCGCCCCCTCCCCTACGCACCGGCAGTACACGTGTTCGACACCCTACTGGCGGCGTCGAAACGGGGACACGGCGACACGCCCGCTCCGTCGGAGCCACATAGGCTCCCCGGCGAGTATGTGTTCGTTGCCCATGTGCGCCTGCCCGTCAGGGTCGTAGCTTCTTGCGCCATGACGGCAGAAAGCGTGGCGGATCCCCACGTCGTACGGCTCGACCTGTCGGGGCGCAGCGCGCTGGTCACCGGTGGTGGGAGCGGCATCGGTCGGGCCTGCGCGGTCCGGCTGGCGGCGGCCGGGGCCGAGGTCACCGTGGTCGACCGCAACGCCGAGTCGGCCAAGGCGGTGGCGGCGGAGATCGGTGGGCACGCGGTGGCCGCCGACCTGTCCGACCCGGCGGCGACCTCGGCGCTGGACGCGGCCGTGGACATCGTGGTGAACAACGCCGGCCTGCAACACGTCGCCCCGATCGAGGACTTTCCGGCCGAGCGGTTCGCGTACATCCACCGGGTGATGGTGGAGGCCCCGTTCCTGATCATCCAGCGGGCGCTGCCCCGGATGTACGAGCGCGGCTGGGGGCGAGTGATCAACATCTCCTCCGTGCACGGGCTGCGCGCGTCGCCGTACAAGTCGGCCTACGTGTCGGCGAAGCACGCCCTGGAGGGGCTCTCCAAGGTGGTAGCGCTGGAGGGCGCCCCGCACGGGGTGACCGCCAACTGCATCAACCCGGCGTACGTGCGTACCCCGCTGGTCGAGGGGCAGATCGCCGCCCAGGCGGCCACCCACGGCATCCCGGAGAGCGAGGTGGTCGAGAAGATCATGCTGGCTCGGGCCGCGATCAAACGCCTGATCGAGCCGGAGGAGGTCGCCGAGCTGATGGCGTACCTGTGCTCGCCCGCGGCGTCGTTCATCACCGGCGCCGCGATCGCGGTCGACGGGGGCTGGACAGCAAACTGAAGATCCCCACCCGCACAATGGGTCCCATGTCGTCGCCGATCGAGTTCCTGGAGTTGCTGGCCCGCGAGGCCGCGGCGGTGGAGTTCGAGGGGCCGCTGGTCGCCGCCCGCGCCGCCGGCCTGCCGGCTGAGCGGCTGGCCGAGCTGGAACAGGCCAAGGTGGTCGCGCTGCGGGTGCGAGCGCTGCTGGAGCGACGACGCCAACGCGAGGTCGAACTCTCCGGCCTGTACGACACCGCCAGCGATCTCGCCGGCCTGCGTGACCTGGACGCGGTGCTGCACGCGATCGTGCACCGGGCCCGGCACCTGCTCGGCACCGACGTGGCGTACATGACGCTCAACGACGAGGCGCACGGCGACACGTACATGCGGGTGACCGACGGTTCCGTCTCGGCCCGGTTCCAGCGGCTGCGGCTGCCGATGGGGGCGGGACTCGGCGGTCTGGTCGCGCAGAGCGGCACCCCGTACGCGACCGCGAACTATCCCGAGGACGCCCGCTTCCACCACACCGGGGAGATCGACGCCGGGGTCGGCGAGGAGGGGCTGGTCGCGATCCTCGGCGTACCGCTGCGGCTCGGTGCGAGCGTGATCGGGGTGCTCTACGCGGCGAACCGGTCCGCCCGACCGTTCGCCCGCGAGGAGGTGGCCCTGCTGGTCTCGCTGGCCGCGCACGCGGCGGTCGCGATCGACACCGCCCGGCTGCTCGCCGAGACCCAGGCCGCGCTCGCCGAACTCTCCTTCGCCAACGGCACCATCCAGACCCACAGCGCGTCGGTCGAGCGGGCCGCCGCCGCCCACGACCGGATGACCGCGCTGGTGTTGCGCGGCGGCGGGGTGGAGGACGTGGCGGCGGCGGTGACCGAGGTGCTCGGGGGCGCGCTGCTCGCGCTCGACGCCGAGGGCCGGCTCCTGGCCCGGGTCGGCACCATCGACGAGCCGGAACGGTCGGCCCTGGTCGAGGCCGTGGTCGCGTCCCGGACCGAGGGCCGCAGCGTCCGCCGGGGACCCCTCTGGTACGCCGCCGTGGTCGCCGGTACGGAAAACCTCGGCGCGTTGGTCCTGCACCCCGACGACGAACTCGTCAACGCCGACCAGCGGATCCTGGAGCGGGCGGCCCTGGTCACCGCGCTGCTGCTGCTGTTCCGCCGGACGGTGGCCGAGGCCGAGGGACGGGTCCGCGGTGAACTGCTCGACGACCTGATCGCCCGCCCGGTACGCGACGCGGAGGCGCTGCGCAGCCGGGCCCGGCGACTCGGGGTGGAACTGGACGCCCCGCACGTACTGGTGGCGGTCGGGGACGACGTGATCGCGGCAACCGGTTCGGCCCGGCAGCGGGTGGTGTCGTGGGCGACCACGTACGCCTCGACCCGGGGTGGGTTGGCCGCGGCCCGCGACGGCCGGGTGGTGCTGATGCTGCCCGGTCAGGACGCCGGTGGGGCGGCGCGGGCGGTGGTCCGGGACCTGTCCCGGGTGACCGGTCGGCCGGTGACCGCCGGCTCCAGCGGCCCGTCCACCGGGCCGGCGTCGCTGGGCACCGCGTTCCGTGAGGCGGACCGCTGCCTGACCGCGCTCTGGGCGCTCGGCCGGGCCGGCGAGGGGGCGAGCACCGCCGAACTCGGCTTCGTCGGGCTGCTCCTCGGCGCGGTCACCGAGGACGGCGACCGGGACGTGGCCCGGTTCCTGGCCGACACGGTGGGTCCGGTGGTCGACTACGACGCCCGGCGCGGCACGGCGCTGGTGAAGACGCTGGAGGCGTACTTCGGGGTGGGTGGCAGCCTGGCCCGGGCGGCCGAGCAGTTGCACGTACACGTGAACACGGTGACCCAGCGGCTGGAGCGGGTCGGGCAACTGCTCGGCCCGGACTGGCAGAAGCCGGAGCGGGCGCTGGAGGTCCAGCTCGCGCTCCGGCTGCACCGCCTCCGTACGCCCACCCCCTGACGCCCGTACGCCGGGCCTCCGGGTGTGTCAGGCGGCGCCGATGCCGGTGAGCAGGGCGTCAACCACCCGCTCGGGCAGGTCGTCGTCGGCGATGCCGAGCTTCGGGTGCCAGCGCAGCAGCCGCTGGAGCAGCACCGGTGCGGTGAGCATGGCCAGGGTCAGCTCGATGTCGAAGTCGGGGCGGAGTTCCCCGCGATCGATCCCCCGCTGGAGCACGTCCCGCATCACCTGCCGGCGGGGTTCGAGCAGCTCCTGGTAGAGCCGGTGCATGTCGGAGTCGCGCTGGATGGTCGGCATCATGCACGGGAAGATGGACGCCGCTCGGGAGTCCGGGTTGTGGCCCACCTGGCTGAGCAGCGTCACCAGGTCCTCGCGGGCGGTCGCCCCGTTCGGCATCGTCGGCGGACCCTTGAGGGTCCGGAGGGTGTCGATGATCAGAGCGTCCTTGCCGGACCAGCGACGGTAGATGGTCGCCTTGCCGACGCCCGCACGGGCGGCGATCGCCTCGATGGAGAGCGCCTCGATGGTGCTGCCCTCGGCGAGCAGGTCCAGAGTGGCTTCGACGATCGCCTCGTCGACGCGGGTGCTCCGCGGTCGCCCGGGCGACCGCGGAGCATCAGCGGTGGTGGTCATGTCGGTCATTGTTTCCGACTTATGACGCGGGTGCCAGTTCCGGCGCGGGCGCCGTCTCCGGCTGGACGTGCGCGTCGGTCGCGGCACGTCCCGGCATCCAGCGCAGTACCACCAGGATGCCGACGACCACGACGATGGCCGACAGCCCGGAGGCCCAGTGCATGGCCGAGACGAACGCGTCGTTGGCCGCGCCGATCACACCCTGGCCGGCCGGACCCATCTGGGCGGCGGCGCCGTACGCACCGGAGATGGACTCGTTGACCGCGTCCCGGGCCGGACCGGGCAGCGCGGCCGTGGACCCGGCGATCTGGTCCCGGTAGACCGCGGAGAGCACCGACCCGAGCACCGCGACGCCGAGTGCGGCACCGACCTGCCGGACGGTGTTGCTGACCGCCGAACCGACGCCGGCCTTCTCCCGGGGCAGCGCGGACATGACCGACTCGGTGGCCGGGGCGACGATGTGCGCCATCCCCATGCCCTGGAAGAAGAACGAGACCAGCAGGACCCAGATCGGCGTCTCCGCCCCGACGAAGATGAACACGGCGAGGGCGAGGGCGGTCAGGGTCAGCCCGAACGCGGAGACCGCCTTGGCGCCGTACCGCTTGACCATGCCCGCGCTGCGCGGGGCGAAGATCAGTTGCGCGGCGGCGAAGGGCAGGAACAGCAGGCCGGTGTGCAGCGGCGCGTAGCCCCGGACCAGTTGCAGGTAGAACGAGCTGAAGAACATCACGCCCATGGCGGCGAAGAAGGTCAGCCCGACCACCGCGACCGGCGCGGCGAACCGGGGCAGCTTGAACAGCCGTACGTCCAGCGCGGGGAACTCGATCCGCCGCTCGTAGAAGACGAACGCGGCCAGTACGGCGAGGCCGCCGATGATCGCGGTCCAGACCAGCGGGCGGTCGAACCCGTGCTCACCGCCGTCGATGATGCCGTAGGTCAGGCCGACCAGACCGATCACCGAGAGCAGTACGCCGATCACGTCGACCCGGTTCGGTCGCGGGTCCCGCGACTCGGGTACCAGGATGAACGCGGCCACCAGGCCGACCAGCACCACCGGTACGTTGATCAGGAAGACCGAGCCCCACCAGAAGTGCTCCAGCAGCAGGCCACCCAGGATCGGGCCGATCGCCACGGCGAGGCCGACCGCGCCGGCCCAGATGCCGATCGCGCGGGCCCGCTCGCGGGGGTCGAACACGTTGGAGATGACCGACAGGGTGGCCGGCATGATCGCCGCACCGCCGAGGCCCATCAGGGCCCGTGCCCCGATCAGTTGGCCGGGGCTCTGGGCGTACGCGGAGAGCAGCGACGAGGCCCCGAACATGGCCAGACCGAGCAGCAGGAACCGCTTGCGCCCGAGCCGGTCGCCGAGCACCCCGAAGGTGAACAGCAGGCCGGCGAAGACCAGCGTGTAGGAGTTGATCGCCCATTCCAGCTCGCCCTGGCTGGCCCCGAGCCCGTGTACCGGGTCGGACAACGTACGCAGGGCGACGTTGAGGATCGTGTTGTCCAGGACCACCACCAGCAGGCTGATCACCAGCACGCCGAGGATCGCCCACCGCCGTGGGTGCCCGGTGTTCTCGAACGGTTGTGGGTTTTGCATCAAACGCCCCTACCCCGATACTCCGTATCCTCAAAACGATACGGAACAGACTCGTAACGTAAAGAACCTAGCCCTCTCCTAACCGATACGGAACCGTATCGTTTCGAATTGTGATCGCCCTCACTCCGCCTCCGGGTCGACCCGCTCAGGTAAGGGCGGACAGGGCCCGGTCCACGTCCGACGGGGTGGAGTAGAGGTGGAAGGAGGCGCGGACGCGGCCCGCCCGGACGGCGGCCCGGATGCCGGCGGCGGCCAGCCGCTCCTCCGCGCCGGGTACGTCCACCGTCACGATCGCGCTGTTGCCGGGCGGCTGCCCCAGGCCGGTGAGGAACCGGTTGGCCAGGGCCACGTTGTGGTCCCGGATCGCCGGCAGGCCGATCTCGGCGACGAGTTCCAGGGCGGGCGCCGCCCCGACGTAGCTGAACCAGGCCGGGGAGAGGTCGAACCGGCGGGCGTCGGTGGCCAGGCGCAGCGGCGGCCCGTAGTAGGAGCCGTGCGGGTCCTCGCCCGCGTACCAGCCGGCGGCGAGCGGGGTGAGCCGGTCCCGCAGCGCCGGGGCGAGGTAACCGAACGCGGCACCCCTGGGTGCCATCAACCACTTGTACGCGCCCACCACCACCGCGTCGGCCAGTCCCGCGTCGAACGGCAGCCAGCCGCAGCTCTGGGTCGCGTCGACCACCACCAGGGCGCCGTGCGTACGGGCCGCCACCACCACCGACTCGTACTCGGCGACCGCCCCGGTGGCGGACTGAACCAGGCTGAACGCGACCAGGTCGGTGGACGCGTCGATCGACTCGACCAGCCGCGCCGCCGGTACGGTCCGTACCCGTACGCCCCGGTCGGTGTGCACCAGCCAGGGGAAGAGGTTCGAGGTGAACTCCTCCTCCGGCGCCAGTACGGTGGTGCCGGCCGGCAGTGCGGCGGCGATCGGGGCGAGCAACTGGGAGACCCCGGCGCCCACGCACACGTCGGCGACCGGCACCCCGACCAACCCGGCGAACGCGGTCCGGGACCGGTCGGCCGCCGCACCCCACCCCTCCCACGAGGTGGCCCCGACCTGCCACTCGCCCAGTGCCCGCTGCAACGCCTCCCAGCCCGGTCGGGGCGGCAGCCCGTAGCTTGCGGTGTTGAGCCAGCCCGGCTCGGGGTTCCACAGCTGCTGTGCGCGTACGAGATCCATGGCCGCAGGGTAGGCCGCGGCCCGGACCGGCCGGTGTGGCCTGCGTCACCGCCCGTTCGGGACGGTCACGGTGGGCCTGTGCCCGGGTAGGACCCCGGTCAGCGGATGTTGGCGGTGTGGCCCAGGGAGTAGCGGCCCGGTTGGGGCCAGATGGTCAGGCCGTGCGGGCCGGAGCCGACCGGGATCCGGGCCAGCAGCCGCCCGTCGGCGGTGCTCATCGCGTACACCTCGTCGTGGTAGCGGCCGGAGAGCCAGAGCACCCGCCCGTCGGCCGAGAGCCCGCCCATGTCCGGGCTGCCCCCGTCGGGGATCCGCCAGAGTCCGGCCGTGGTGAGCGTGGCCAGGTCGATCAGGCTCACGGTGCCCTCGTCCCGGTTGGTCACGTACGCGAGGGTGCCGTCCCGGCTGAAGTAGATGCCGTGCGCGCCCTTGCCGGTGGGGATGAACCCGGTCCGGCGGGTGGCCGCCCCGTCGAAGACGTACACACCGGCCGCCATCATGTCCGCGACCAGGAAGTGCCGCCCGTCCGGGGTGAGCCGGGTGTCCTGCGGCATCCCGTCGGCCACCACGTCCAGGTCGAACTGGCGCACCTTGGTCCGCGTGACCGCGTCGACCACCAGCATCCGGTTGTCGAACTCGCAGCTCACCAGCATGGTCCGGCCGTCGACCGAGTAGTCCATGTGGTTGATCCCGGCGCACTCCGGAAACGTCACCGAGCTGGTCCGTTCCCAGGTGGCGGCGTCGTAGAAGTCGAGTCGCTGGTAGAACTCGGCGACCACGATCCCCTGCTTGCCGTCGGGGGTGAAGTACAGGTTGTAGACGTCCTGCACGTCGATCATCTTGCCCGGCGTGCCGGTACGCGGGTCGATCGGCACCAGCCCGCCGGACGGGACCTGACTGGAGGCGACGTAGAGCGTGCGCAGGTCGTAGGACGGGACCACGTGCTGCGGTTCCGGGCCGCCGGGGAACTTGTCCACCACCTCGTACGTCTCCGGGTCGATCACCCACACGTCGTCGCTGCCGGTGTTCGGGACGTACACCAGGGGTTTGTCACCGCGTACCGCCTCGATGAACTGATCGGCGCCGGCGGCTGCGTACACGTTCGTTGTGGAGGTGTAGGGCGGCATGCCGGCGATCAGCTCCAGGGCCGGCGTGGCCTGCGGCTCGGCCTGCTGGCCGGGAGGGACCGAGGCCCGTCCGGACGGCCGCGGCGTCTGCTCGGTGCAGGCGGTGAGCGCGATCAGCAGGGTCAGCACGGACCCGGCGAGGATTTTCTGCCCTCTGGTCACGGCCTGACTTTACCGACGAAACCTCGCAAATTTCGCTTTACATACTTTTCGGGCCATCCACCCGTCGCGCGGGGTGGATGGCCCGAAAACCGGGTCGGTGACGGTCAGTTTCTCGCGCCCGCCGACGCCGGCTCGGCACCCTCGGACGCGGTCCGGTCGCCGGAGTCGTCGTCCGGCGTCTCGTCGTCCGCCGGCCCGTGCTCGTCGACCATGGTCGACTCGTCGAACGGCCGCTCACCGGAGAGCACCGCGAGCGCCTGTTCCTTGTCGAACTCGCGGGTCC of the Micromonospora sp. NBC_01796 genome contains:
- the yajC gene encoding preprotein translocase subunit YajC, which produces MEAAASGGGAGSFTPILMIVLLFGVMYFMMIRPQQKRRREAENMQSSIGPGDEVVTIGGLHGTVASVEDETVTLEVAPGVHNKYARPAVARVINSAPKLETISDEVEAKE
- the ruvB gene encoding Holliday junction branch migration DNA helicase RuvB yields the protein MTDSEDLVSAYADDAERDAEVSVRPKRLSDFIAQHRVRDQLDLLLKGAMGRGAPPDHILLSGPPGLGKTTLANIVAAELGTGIRVTSGPAIERSGDLAAILTSLAEGDVFFIDEIHRIAKPAEELLYSAMEDFRVDVIVGKGPGATAIPIDVEPFTLVGATTRSGLLTGPMRDRFGFVAHLDFYSAADLEALLHRSARILGVPITEEGAVEIAGRSRGTPRIANRLLRRVRDFAEVRAEGVVTLETARAALKVYDVDALGLDRLDRAVLTALIDSFRGGPVGLSTLAVAVGEQPDTVEEVCEPFLVRAGLLARTPRGRVATEAAWHHLGRNPPNGTFGASPSAAPDLFSAES
- the ruvA gene encoding Holliday junction branch migration protein RuvA, whose amino-acid sequence is MIASVRGVVAGIGGDTAVIEVGGVGLAVHCAPGTLAGLRIGVEARLATTLVVREDSLTLYGFADDDEKHLFELLQTASGVGPRLAQAVLAVHSPDVVRKAIANSDTATLVRVPGIGKKGAERLVLELRDKIGPVAIGPDGAGGVVGGAWPDQIRQALVGLGWSVAQADQAVATVAETIDGPTPPVPVLLKQAIRLLGKTR
- the ruvC gene encoding crossover junction endodeoxyribonuclease RuvC gives rise to the protein MRVLGVDPGLTRCGVGVVEGVPGRPCTLIAYTVVRTDPAADLSLRLLHLDRALTELVAEHQPESVAVERVFSQSNTRTVMGTAQASAIAVLAGARAGLPVQTYTPSEVKAAVTGSGRADKDQITAMVTRLLRLDAPPKPADAADALALAICHVWRGGTRARLAAAADAVARRTAAVTAPRRPGAGAARRGGTQ
- a CDS encoding 3-hydroxybutyrate dehydrogenase, with protein sequence MTAESVADPHVVRLDLSGRSALVTGGGSGIGRACAVRLAAAGAEVTVVDRNAESAKAVAAEIGGHAVAADLSDPAATSALDAAVDIVVNNAGLQHVAPIEDFPAERFAYIHRVMVEAPFLIIQRALPRMYERGWGRVINISSVHGLRASPYKSAYVSAKHALEGLSKVVALEGAPHGVTANCINPAYVRTPLVEGQIAAQAATHGIPESEVVEKIMLARAAIKRLIEPEEVAELMAYLCSPAASFITGAAIAVDGGWTAN
- a CDS encoding helix-turn-helix domain-containing protein, whose translation is MGPMSSPIEFLELLAREAAAVEFEGPLVAARAAGLPAERLAELEQAKVVALRVRALLERRRQREVELSGLYDTASDLAGLRDLDAVLHAIVHRARHLLGTDVAYMTLNDEAHGDTYMRVTDGSVSARFQRLRLPMGAGLGGLVAQSGTPYATANYPEDARFHHTGEIDAGVGEEGLVAILGVPLRLGASVIGVLYAANRSARPFAREEVALLVSLAAHAAVAIDTARLLAETQAALAELSFANGTIQTHSASVERAAAAHDRMTALVLRGGGVEDVAAAVTEVLGGALLALDAEGRLLARVGTIDEPERSALVEAVVASRTEGRSVRRGPLWYAAVVAGTENLGALVLHPDDELVNADQRILERAALVTALLLLFRRTVAEAEGRVRGELLDDLIARPVRDAEALRSRARRLGVELDAPHVLVAVGDDVIAATGSARQRVVSWATTYASTRGGLAAARDGRVVLMLPGQDAGGAARAVVRDLSRVTGRPVTAGSSGPSTGPASLGTAFREADRCLTALWALGRAGEGASTAELGFVGLLLGAVTEDGDRDVARFLADTVGPVVDYDARRGTALVKTLEAYFGVGGSLARAAEQLHVHVNTVTQRLERVGQLLGPDWQKPERALEVQLALRLHRLRTPTP
- a CDS encoding TetR/AcrR family transcriptional regulator, coding for MTTTADAPRSPGRPRSTRVDEAIVEATLDLLAEGSTIEALSIEAIAARAGVGKATIYRRWSGKDALIIDTLRTLKGPPTMPNGATAREDLVTLLSQVGHNPDSRAASIFPCMMPTIQRDSDMHRLYQELLEPRRQVMRDVLQRGIDRGELRPDFDIELTLAMLTAPVLLQRLLRWHPKLGIADDDLPERVVDALLTGIGAA
- a CDS encoding MFS transporter encodes the protein MQNPQPFENTGHPRRWAILGVLVISLLVVVLDNTILNVALRTLSDPVHGLGASQGELEWAINSYTLVFAGLLFTFGVLGDRLGRKRFLLLGLAMFGASSLLSAYAQSPGQLIGARALMGLGGAAIMPATLSVISNVFDPRERARAIGIWAGAVGLAVAIGPILGGLLLEHFWWGSVFLINVPVVLVGLVAAFILVPESRDPRPNRVDVIGVLLSVIGLVGLTYGIIDGGEHGFDRPLVWTAIIGGLAVLAAFVFYERRIEFPALDVRLFKLPRFAAPVAVVGLTFFAAMGVMFFSSFYLQLVRGYAPLHTGLLFLPFAAAQLIFAPRSAGMVKRYGAKAVSAFGLTLTALALAVFIFVGAETPIWVLLVSFFFQGMGMAHIVAPATESVMSALPREKAGVGSAVSNTVRQVGAALGVAVLGSVLSAVYRDQIAGSTAALPGPARDAVNESISGAYGAAAQMGPAGQGVIGAANDAFVSAMHWASGLSAIVVVVGILVVLRWMPGRAATDAHVQPETAPAPELAPAS
- a CDS encoding aminotransferase class V-fold PLP-dependent enzyme translates to MDLVRAQQLWNPEPGWLNTASYGLPPRPGWEALQRALGEWQVGATSWEGWGAAADRSRTAFAGLVGVPVADVCVGAGVSQLLAPIAAALPAGTTVLAPEEEFTSNLFPWLVHTDRGVRVRTVPAARLVESIDASTDLVAFSLVQSATGAVAEYESVVVAARTHGALVVVDATQSCGWLPFDAGLADAVVVGAYKWLMAPRGAAFGYLAPALRDRLTPLAAGWYAGEDPHGSYYGPPLRLATDARRFDLSPAWFSYVGAAPALELVAEIGLPAIRDHNVALANRFLTGLGQPPGNSAIVTVDVPGAEERLAAAGIRAAVRAGRVRASFHLYSTPSDVDRALSALT
- a CDS encoding YncE family protein gives rise to the protein MTRGQKILAGSVLTLLIALTACTEQTPRPSGRASVPPGQQAEPQATPALELIAGMPPYTSTTNVYAAAGADQFIEAVRGDKPLVYVPNTGSDDVWVIDPETYEVVDKFPGGPEPQHVVPSYDLRTLYVASSQVPSGGLVPIDPRTGTPGKMIDVQDVYNLYFTPDGKQGIVVAEFYQRLDFYDAATWERTSSVTFPECAGINHMDYSVDGRTMLVSCEFDNRMLVVDAVTRTKVRQFDLDVVADGMPQDTRLTPDGRHFLVADMMAAGVYVFDGAATRRTGFIPTGKGAHGIYFSRDGTLAYVTNRDEGTVSLIDLATLTTAGLWRIPDGGSPDMGGLSADGRVLWLSGRYHDEVYAMSTADGRLLARIPVGSGPHGLTIWPQPGRYSLGHTANIR